A region from the Streptomyces sp. 3214.6 genome encodes:
- a CDS encoding DUF6328 family protein — protein sequence MWGELIQEVRVAQTGVQILFGFLLTVVFTQRYPELSHTDQVIYIVTVCLGACSTGALIGPVSLHRLVAGRRVKPQAVRWASRLTLVGLILLLATMTASLLLILRVATHDDYVPWLVSGVVTWYALCWFVLPLWTRHRYTTQ from the coding sequence ATGTGGGGCGAGCTCATCCAGGAGGTCCGCGTCGCCCAGACCGGCGTGCAGATCCTCTTCGGTTTCCTGCTGACCGTGGTGTTCACTCAGCGTTACCCCGAGCTGTCCCACACCGACCAGGTCATCTACATCGTGACCGTCTGTCTGGGCGCCTGCTCGACCGGCGCGCTCATCGGCCCCGTCTCCCTGCACCGTCTGGTCGCCGGGCGACGGGTGAAGCCGCAGGCGGTGCGGTGGGCGTCCCGGCTGACCCTGGTCGGCCTGATCCTGCTGCTCGCCACCATGACCGCCTCGCTGCTGCTGATCCTGCGCGTGGCCACCCACGACGACTACGTGCCCTGGCTGGTCTCCGGCGTGGTCACGTGGTACGCGCTGTGCTGGTTCGTACTCCCGCTGTGGACTCGGCACCGCTATACGACACAGTGA